One part of the Parasphingorhabdus sp. SCSIO 66989 genome encodes these proteins:
- a CDS encoding tRNA (cytidine(34)-2'-O)-methyltransferase has protein sequence MALALFQPDIAGNVGTMMRLAACMAVPLHIIEPCGFPLGDRQLKRAAMDYGGQAETVRHADWDCFTKAMRSGETARRIIAFDNPAETNLYDFRFRPGDVLLAGSESAGLPDMVRQACDNAVAIPMAPGARSLNVATASAMALGEALRQTRFSTVA, from the coding sequence ATAGCTCTGGCGCTGTTCCAGCCCGATATTGCCGGCAATGTCGGCACCATGATGCGGCTGGCCGCCTGTATGGCGGTGCCGCTGCATATTATCGAGCCATGCGGATTCCCTTTGGGCGACCGCCAGTTGAAACGGGCAGCGATGGATTATGGCGGTCAGGCGGAGACGGTTCGGCACGCCGACTGGGACTGCTTTACAAAGGCGATGCGGTCGGGCGAAACTGCGCGCCGGATCATTGCTTTTGACAACCCGGCAGAGACCAACCTCTATGATTTCCGCTTCCGGCCCGGCGATGTGCTGCTGGCAGGGTCAGAAAGTGCGGGCCTGCCCGATATGGTGCGGCAGGCTTGTGACAATGCTGTCGCCATCCCGATGGCACCCGGAGCCCGATCGCTCAATGTCGCCACCGCCAGCGCCATGGCCCTGGGGGAAGCGCTCAGGCAAACGCGCTTCAGCACAGTGGCTTGA